In Thermococcus thioreducens, a genomic segment contains:
- a CDS encoding 30S ribosomal protein S13 codes for MTDNFRHIVRVAGVDLDGNKQLRWALTGIRGIGINFATMVLRVAGIDPYMKTGYLTDEQVKTIENILEDPIAHGIPAWAVNRPKDYETGKDMHLITAKLVMAWREDVNRLRRIRAYRGIRHELGLPLRGQRTRSNFRHGTTVGVRRKKK; via the coding sequence ATGACGGACAACTTCAGACACATCGTCCGTGTAGCGGGAGTTGATCTGGACGGAAATAAGCAGCTTAGATGGGCCCTCACGGGCATTAGAGGCATAGGCATAAACTTCGCGACCATGGTGCTCAGGGTGGCAGGGATTGACCCATACATGAAGACCGGTTACCTGACCGACGAGCAGGTCAAGACCATAGAGAATATCCTCGAAGATCCGATAGCCCACGGCATACCAGCCTGGGCGGTCAACAGGCCGAAGGACTACGAGACCGGCAAGGACATGCACCTTATCACCGCCAAGCTCGTTATGGCCTGGCGTGAGGACGTCAACAGGCTCAGGAGAATCAGGGCTTACCGCGGCATAAGGCACGAGCTCGGACTGCCGCTCAGGGGACAGAGGACCAGGTCGAACTTCAGGCACGGTACCACCGTCGGCGTGAGAAGAAAGAAGAAGTGA
- a CDS encoding class I SAM-dependent methyltransferase: MSHYYSEEPNVPLKTKTIEVCIRGQCLKFTTASGVFSFGKLDRGTELLIESMILDGNWRVLDLGCGYGAIGIVASRFVDYVVMTDVNGRAVSMARKNLKINGVRNAEVRWGSLYEPVKGEKFDTIITNPPVHAGKEVLREIVINAPRHLNDGGLLQLVIKTKQGAKYIKALMDDHFTEVRELAKGSGYRVYAGIA, encoded by the coding sequence ATGAGCCACTACTACTCCGAGGAGCCGAACGTCCCCCTGAAGACGAAAACTATAGAGGTCTGCATTAGAGGTCAGTGTTTAAAATTCACCACCGCCAGTGGGGTTTTCTCCTTCGGCAAGCTTGACCGGGGGACGGAACTGCTAATAGAAAGTATGATACTTGATGGGAACTGGCGCGTCCTGGATTTGGGATGCGGCTACGGTGCTATAGGAATAGTCGCCTCCCGATTCGTGGACTACGTCGTCATGACCGACGTGAACGGAAGGGCTGTCAGCATGGCGAGGAAAAATTTAAAAATCAACGGCGTTAGAAACGCCGAGGTTAGGTGGGGAAGCCTCTACGAGCCCGTTAAGGGCGAAAAGTTTGACACAATCATCACTAACCCCCCGGTGCACGCGGGAAAGGAAGTGCTGAGGGAAATAGTTATAAACGCTCCCCGGCATCTCAACGATGGAGGCCTCCTGCAACTCGTTATCAAGACCAAGCAGGGGGCAAAGTATATTAAGGCTCTAATGGATGACCACTTCACCGAAGTGAGAGAGCTGGCGAAGGGGAGCGGCTACCGCGTGTATGCCGGGATCGCCTAG
- a CDS encoding 30S ribosomal protein S11: MSEEVQQVNLKKKEKWGVAHIYSSYNNTIIHITDLTGAETVSRWSGGMVVKADRDEPSPYAAMIAARRAAEEAMEKGFVGVHIKVRAPGGSKSKSPGPGAQAAIRALARAGLRIGRVEDVTPIPHDGTRPKGGRRGRRV, translated from the coding sequence ATGAGCGAGGAAGTTCAGCAGGTTAACCTTAAGAAGAAGGAGAAGTGGGGAGTTGCCCACATCTACTCCTCCTACAACAACACCATTATCCACATCACCGACCTCACCGGGGCCGAGACCGTCAGCAGGTGGAGCGGTGGTATGGTCGTCAAGGCCGACAGGGACGAGCCATCACCATACGCGGCCATGATTGCCGCCAGGAGGGCCGCCGAAGAGGCCATGGAGAAGGGCTTTGTCGGCGTTCACATCAAGGTCCGCGCTCCGGGAGGGAGCAAGAGCAAGAGCCCCGGGCCGGGTGCACAGGCCGCTATCCGTGCCCTCGCCAGGGCCGGCCTTAGGATAGGGAGGGTTGAGGACGTCACCCCGATTCCGCACGACGGCACCAGGCCGAAGGGCGGAAGGCGGGGCAGGCGTGTCTGA
- a CDS encoding 30S ribosomal protein S4 yields MGDPKRQRKKYETPSHPWIKERLDRERVLMKKYALKNKKELWRHETQLKEFRRRARRLLAARGKQAEIERVQLLQRLNRLGLLPADAVLDDVLSLTVEDVLDRRLQTIVYKKGLARTIRQARQLIVHGHIEVNGQIIRSPGYLVLREEEDAITYSKTSPFAKESHPERMVIEQAKQGGEA; encoded by the coding sequence ATGGGAGACCCTAAGAGGCAGAGGAAGAAGTACGAAACTCCCTCTCACCCCTGGATTAAGGAGAGGCTCGACCGCGAGAGAGTCCTCATGAAGAAGTACGCCCTCAAGAACAAGAAGGAGCTCTGGCGCCACGAGACCCAGCTCAAGGAGTTCAGACGTAGGGCCAGGCGCCTCCTCGCGGCGAGGGGTAAGCAGGCCGAGATCGAGAGGGTTCAGCTCCTCCAGAGGCTCAACAGGCTGGGCCTCCTTCCGGCCGACGCCGTCCTGGATGACGTTCTCTCTCTCACCGTTGAGGACGTCCTCGACAGGCGTCTTCAGACGATAGTCTACAAGAAGGGACTCGCCAGGACCATCAGGCAGGCCAGGCAGCTCATTGTCCACGGCCACATCGAGGTCAACGGGCAGATCATCCGCTCCCCGGGATACCTCGTTCTCAGGGAGGAGGAAGACGCTATAACCTACTCGAAGACCTCTCCTTTCGCCAAGGAGAGCCACCCCGAGAGGATGGTTATTGAACAGGCCAAGCAGGGTGGTGAGGCATGA